A region of Ferruginibacter albus DNA encodes the following proteins:
- a CDS encoding C40 family peptidase codes for MKKIFISVGLLAGGMSFAKAQATSVKFIDNIEIVPGTSSGESLRTPTASSKTSTAKPITATVVTNTSASYIEKCSSLQFKYGLLLDTAVELITNLKLYGFIDEWMSTRYKYGGTTQDGIDCSAFASTLINNVYAVTLPRTAKEQYTATDRLYRDDLKEGDLVFFNTRGGVSHVGVYLWNGYFVHSSTNEGVTISNLDEGYYKKKFIGGGRVSNITGN; via the coding sequence ATGAAAAAAATATTTATTTCTGTTGGTCTTCTTGCAGGAGGAATGTCCTTTGCCAAAGCGCAAGCTACTTCAGTAAAATTCATAGATAATATAGAAATTGTTCCCGGTACTTCTTCCGGTGAAAGTTTACGTACGCCAACTGCCTCTTCTAAAACAAGTACAGCAAAGCCAATAACAGCTACTGTAGTAACGAATACTTCGGCCTCCTATATTGAAAAATGCTCTTCGCTTCAATTCAAATATGGCTTATTGTTAGATACTGCAGTAGAGCTTATTACCAATCTTAAGCTATATGGGTTTATAGATGAATGGATGAGCACCCGTTACAAATATGGCGGCACTACACAGGATGGAATTGATTGCAGCGCATTTGCATCAACATTAATCAACAATGTATATGCTGTTACACTTCCCCGTACGGCAAAAGAACAATATACGGCTACAGACAGGCTGTATAGAGATGATCTGAAAGAAGGCGATCTTGTTTTTTTTAATACACGAGGAGGTGTAAGCCATGTAGGCGTGTATCTATGGAATGGTTATTTTGTGCATAGCAGTACCAATGAAGGTGTTACCATAAGTAATTTGGATGAAGGCTATTATAAAAAGAAATTTATTGGCGGCGGAAGAGTTTCCAATATTACAGGTAATTAA
- a CDS encoding lipopolysaccharide biosynthesis protein, translated as MSQIRKQSILSSIIVYIGFALGFFNTYLFTKEGGFSQSEYGLTGIFIAVANIICSFATFGMGAYITKFYPYYNDNLSKKKNDILTWALTISLIGFCFVVVLGLMFKDTVIRKYSQNSPQFVQYYYLIFPLGLGLTLYTIFEAYAWQLKESVITSLFREVIFRLFTTILIFLFFAKITTPFNTFIHIYSFTYIGIAAGLFIYLFIKGQISFTFNTSIVTKKFFRKIVVFVSYIFGGLIVYNISQVFDSILLGSVSKEGLAAVAVFTLGQNIASVVQAPQRGIISASFAALSQAWKDKDMAKINRIYHRSSINQLIFAIGLFLLIWLNFTDGIHTFHFQKNYSQARWVFFFIGLMRIIDMGTGVNAQIIGTSTLWRFELFTGIILVALTLPLNYFLTKYYFGTLGPAIANLISFTVYNAIRYWFLLKKFKLQPFDMKTLYTLFLGAGCYYCCYLLFNNYTGFGWIVIRSITFCLLFIPGTLLLKLSPDIIPVWQTTLKRLRLKKVND; from the coding sequence ATGTCGCAAATACGAAAGCAAAGTATTCTTTCTTCGATAATAGTATATATAGGCTTTGCATTGGGTTTTTTTAATACCTACTTATTTACGAAAGAAGGCGGCTTCTCTCAATCGGAATATGGACTAACAGGCATTTTTATTGCTGTTGCCAACATCATATGTTCTTTTGCTACGTTTGGTATGGGAGCCTATATCACAAAATTTTATCCGTATTATAACGACAACCTATCGAAGAAAAAAAATGATATACTTACCTGGGCACTTACAATATCCTTGATCGGCTTTTGCTTTGTTGTAGTATTAGGATTAATGTTTAAAGACACCGTAATAAGAAAATACAGTCAGAATTCGCCACAGTTTGTACAATATTATTACTTGATATTCCCACTTGGACTCGGGCTTACCCTCTATACTATCTTTGAAGCATATGCATGGCAATTAAAAGAGTCGGTAATAACCAGCTTATTCAGGGAGGTTATTTTTCGCTTATTTACTACGATATTAATATTCCTCTTTTTTGCAAAGATCACCACTCCATTTAACACGTTCATTCACATTTATTCATTCACTTATATAGGCATCGCCGCAGGATTATTTATTTATTTGTTTATAAAAGGACAGATATCTTTTACATTCAATACAAGCATTGTTACCAAAAAATTTTTTAGAAAGATCGTAGTATTTGTAAGCTATATATTCGGCGGCTTGATCGTTTACAATATTTCACAGGTGTTCGATTCAATTCTATTAGGGTCAGTATCAAAAGAAGGCTTAGCTGCTGTAGCTGTTTTTACATTAGGCCAAAATATTGCAAGTGTTGTACAGGCGCCTCAACGAGGTATCATTTCAGCTTCTTTCGCAGCATTATCACAGGCATGGAAAGATAAGGACATGGCAAAGATCAACCGAATTTACCATCGTTCTTCTATTAATCAATTGATCTTTGCTATAGGGTTGTTTCTCTTAATATGGCTAAACTTTACGGATGGTATCCACACCTTTCATTTTCAAAAAAACTATTCGCAAGCACGTTGGGTTTTCTTTTTCATTGGATTGATGCGAATAATAGACATGGGAACGGGTGTAAATGCACAGATCATCGGTACTTCCACCCTTTGGCGTTTTGAGCTTTTTACAGGAATAATTTTAGTAGCATTGACACTTCCCTTGAACTATTTTCTTACTAAATATTATTTTGGAACATTGGGCCCGGCTATTGCCAATCTTATTTCTTTTACTGTGTATAATGCCATCAGGTATTGGTTTTTGTTGAAAAAATTCAAGCTGCAACCTTTTGATATGAAGACACTCTATACGTTGTTTTTAGGAGCGGGTTGTTATTACTGCTGCTATTTGCTGTTTAATAATTATACAGGATTTGGCTGGATCGTTATTCGAAGTATTACTTTTTGTTTATTGTTCATACCCGGAACTCTTCTACTAAAACTATCCCCGGATATTATCCCCGTTTGGCAAACAACATTGAAACGTTTACGGCTAAAAAAAGTAAATGATTAA